The bacterium genomic sequence GGATCGGGTCGCGCTGCCGGAAGACGATCGATTTCCCGCACCGCGGGCACCTCCCGGGCGACGAAGGTCCGGCCGGCCGGGAGAGAAGGCCGCACACGCGGCACGGTACGATTTCCGCCCGTGCCGCGGTCAGCGGAACGCGGGTCATCGCACCGTCCCGGGCCATTCGCCGTTGGACCACCGCACCCGCGTCCAGATCTCCCTGGGTTCGAAGCTGGCGGACATTCCGGCGAGCAGGAAGACAAGGGCCCCGACCGCGAAAATCCCGATGCCGGGCTCCACCGTGGCGAGCGACGCGATCTTGACAAGCGAGACCAGGATGCCGAGCAACATCACCCCCACCATCGACCATACGCCGGACAGCTCCGTCCATCGAAGCAGCGACCCCACCCATCGTGGCGCGGGCGGCCGCCGGGAGGCAAGCAGTATCGCCAGCATGAACACGATTTCGAGGGCCGGTGCGACGATGATGAAGAGGGCGACGAGGACGGAGGTGACCTTCTCGCCCTGCTGCCACATCGCCTGGACGCCGCCCAGGATCGTGGTGCTCGACGTTCTCCCGCCGATCGAAACCCCCATCAGGGGCTCCACGTTGGCGAGGAGATAGACGATCAGGGCCGCAACCGACAGCGCCAACGAGCGGTCGAGGGACCCCGGCTTGCGGGTCCCCAGCTCCAAGCCGCAGCGCGCACAGCGCGCCGTTCCGCCGGGCGGAAGGGCAGGCATGCGCTGCAGGAGGTCGCAGTCTGGACAGGCAACGATGTCCGCGGGCAGTGGCGCCATCCGGTCGGTTCCCCTTCCGAAGGGATATTGTATCCGCGTCCGGCGAATGCCGCATGCGGAATCTCCCTGTACCGCCGCCGCATCCTACTGGAAAAAGAAACG encodes the following:
- a CDS encoding paraquat-inducible protein A, whose translation is MAPLPADIVACPDCDLLQRMPALPPGGTARCARCGLELGTRKPGSLDRSLALSVAALIVYLLANVEPLMGVSIGGRTSSTTILGGVQAMWQQGEKVTSVLVALFIIVAPALEIVFMLAILLASRRPPAPRWVGSLLRWTELSGVWSMVGVMLLGILVSLVKIASLATVEPGIGIFAVGALVFLLAGMSASFEPREIWTRVRWSNGEWPGTVR